A DNA window from Bombus vancouverensis nearcticus chromosome 6, iyBomVanc1_principal, whole genome shotgun sequence contains the following coding sequences:
- the LOC117162215 gene encoding uncharacterized protein LOC117162215, whose protein sequence is MVSYATTIRKSIKWYRKLALRESLVSEWSSENTVPDNHRKKTTKVAHHLEIRKNLEGKPIRRMCTLCYKKKRQTVSREEARKNMKRTTTYCSKCPKSPQMCLECFNEYYEI, encoded by the coding sequence ATGGTCTCATATGCCACTACGATACGGAAGAGCATCAAGTGGTATCGGAAATTAGCACTTCGGGAAAGTCTCGTTTCCGAATGGTCCTCAGAAAATACTGTGCCCGACAACCATCGGAAGAAAACTACGAAGGTGGCCCACCATTTGGAGATACGTAAGAATCTGGAGGGCAAGCCTATAAGAAGGATGTGCACCCTATGTTACAAGAAGAAGAGGCAAACTGTCTCACGCGAAGAAGCGAGGAAAAACATGAAAAGAACTACAACATATTGTTCGAAGTGCCCAAAATCACCCCAAATGTGTTTGGAATGTTTTAACGAATACTATGAGATATag
- the LOC143302857 gene encoding uncharacterized protein LOC143302857 produces the protein MDINSTYTQKMMNATAIVEPLSPIKLNETVVINKNLISSIGKNNEPKFTTRSPITLQEEIQQLKEATRNKEFDELLTEDTDSQKKQEIRKRQKRQNRSARSSKDATLDVSTKPYKFTSRSSITLQEMIQQLKEAEEVKSLNNYSQKMSHPLKEKCLI, from the coding sequence atggacatcaattctacttatacgcaAAAGATGATGAACGCTAccgcaattgtagaacctttatcaccaataaaattaaacgaaactgtagtaattaataaaaacttgattagtagtataggaaaaaataatgaacctaaatttacaACACGGTCGCCAATAACTTTGCAGGAGGAGATTCAGCAGCTGAAAGAAGCGACGAGAAACAAAGAGTTTGATGAATTACTCACAGAAGACACAGACTCACAGAAGAAACAGGAAATTAGAAAACGACAAAAGCGGCAGAACAGATCTGCGAGATCGAGTAAAGATGCAACACTCGACGTTTCAACAAAACCATAtaaatttacatcacggtcgTCAATAACATTGCAGGAGATGATTCAGCAGCTGAAAGAAGCTGAAGAAGTAAAGAGTTTGAACAATTACTCACAAAAGATGAGCCATCCCCTGAAGGAGAAATGTCTAATTTAA